A section of the Plasmodium knowlesi strain H genome assembly, chromosome: 3 genome encodes:
- a CDS encoding NYN domain-containing protein, putative codes for MKKKKKTSKAEAKSSAEGELQICEWELQINEGWRQVSEGKQKINEGMQQISEGQRKISEGKRKIIEKKQSIGVLDNTTDGKDQLEGVKNEQRDKSPNLKTDIKVNSSAVGTTEGENWNNRKRDDARGYMLNATNVERSPDGVEREAKGLIFPSDIKLIYASITTTDRGKTPNVQKKVTALLSKNLYDVLILYYEMHFYNNIDSFQVDVNMYEIYNDLICLIDELYSMYIIESEKKSSYIYEDMAEKYLSTELSGGWTERTQEELLQEYYILKGERNTLFINFKLMKMVYLSAVFDLEFFGDVCQENVFLSEGGPISGDSADKGFACVEQVDQVDQVDQVDQVDQVDQVEQVDQVEQVDQVDQIHQVDHVDRVNRAECVGACICGVNVLCVNCGSAVALAEACDKRGGSAGGAIEAPRHDNRGDRKRSNKKKGISKRADRKSEKREIASPVLKSEVLRCHGRNSMTGEWGQDDNDNGNDDDDDDDDDEDGNDDDGEQLPMEEISPVEESYIREDQKLCYRILCDEQPYKALLIKDELNLSSSDDGESYPGRSSTWVKEITPPNASNASNALNASKGVVQDAVTALSVDCGVVNLGSLVNITSSANLASVVSAAESHLASSENDRDGITQERHSRVYTKSKRNKGILSYASQHEKSISIPKDILNITSLLSTPILSMSNIKSLNQVNFSYGYSKTKKDMYNYCYAYLVSIHNGYDLIPMEGYKFRPIIIDGANVSAKVIHKHISNMPDTDMSIIYDCFLLHEAYAFFKRKKVDDIIIVLNPVTKKGEDYFLGNKKVCNYSYLENLIKQNAILICNEKYYHSYKGDVVKRRTYDDVLILELASHRNGCVISNDNYTDIEADTACEEIKHVISHYVVKHHYDKQNGFGLDMTKKPLKFLLNSLFQKIN; via the exons atgaaaaaaaaaaaaaaaacaagcaaGGCGGAAGCCAAGAGCTCAGCCGAAGGGGAACTACAAATATGTGAGTGGGAGCTGCAGATAAATGAAGGATGGCGACAAGTAAGCGAGGGAAAGCAGAAGATAAATGAGGGGATGCAACAAATAAGTGAAGGGCAACGAAAGATAAGTgaagggaagaggaaaattataGAGAAGAAACAATCAATAGGTGTCCTGGACAACACGACAGATGGCAAGGATCAACTAGAAGGtgtaaaaaatgagcaaagaGACAAAAGCCCCAACTTGAAGACAGACATAAAAGTGAATTCCTCAGCGGTTGGTACGaccgaaggggaaaattggAATAACAGAAAAAGGGATGATGCAAGAGGTTACATGTTAAATGCCACAAATGTGGAGAGAAGCCCAGACGGAGTGGAGAGGGAAGCCAAAGGGTTAATATTCCCTTCAGATATCAAGTTAATATATGCAAGCATAACCACAACGGATAGAGGGAAAACTCCaaatgtacagaaaaaagttaCCGCACTGCTTAGCAAAAACTTATATGACGTATTGATACTTTATTATGAAATGCACTTTTACAACAACATCGATTCGTTCCAAGTCGATGTAAACATGTACGAAATTTACAACGACTTGATCTGCCTGATAGACGAACTGTATAGCATGTATATTATCGAGTCGGAGAAGAAGAGCTCCTACATATATGAGGATATGGCGGAGAAATATCTTAGTACAGAATTGTCCGGGGGATGGACAGAAAGGACTCAGGAAGAGCTCCTGCAGGAGTACTACATTTTGAAGGGGGAGAGGAACACTCTGTTCATAAATTTCAAGCTAATGAAGATGGTGTATTTATCTGCCGTATTCGACTTGGAGTTTTTCGGCGATGTTTGCCAGGAGAACGTTTTCCTCTCGGAGGGAGGCCCCATTAGCGGAGATAGCGCAGATAAAGGCTTTGCCTGTGTTGAGCAGGTTGACCAGGTTGACCAGGTTGACCAGGTTGACCAGGTTGACCAGGTTGACCAGGTTGAGCAGGTTGACCAGGTTGAGCAGGTTGACCAGGTTGACCAGATTCATCAGGTTGACCATGTTGATCGCGTTAACCGCGCTGAGTGTGTGGGGGCGTGTATCTGCGGCGTCAACGTTCTCTGCGTAAACTGCGGTAGCGCTGTCGCCCTTGCCGAAGCTTGCGACAAACGCGGCGGATCAGCCGGTGGAGCAATCGAGGCCCCGCGACATGATAACCGAGGCGACAGGAAAagaagtaataaaaaaaaaggcatatcGAAAAGGGCGGACAGGAAAAgtgagaaaagggaaattgcGAGCCCCGTGTTGAAGTCGGAAGTGCTACGGTGCCACGGTAGGAATAGTATGACAGGAGAATGGGGGCAAGACGACAACGATAACGgcaacgatgatgatgacgacgatgatgatgatgaggatggtAATGACGACGATGGGGAACAATTACCTATGGAGGAAATCTCCCCCGTTGAGGAAAGCTACATCCGGGAAGACCAAAAACTGTGCTACCGCATTCTGTGTGATGAACAGCCATACAAGGCCTTGCTGATAAAAGATGAGCTTAATCTGAGTTCGTCGGATGATGGGGAGAGTTACCCCGGTAGGTCGAGCACATGGGTAAAGGAAATCACCCCACCGAATGCGTCGAATGCGTCAAATGCGTTGAATGCATCGAAGGGTGTAGTGCAGGACGCAGTTACCGCACTGAGCGTAGACTGCGGGGTTGTCAATTTGGGGAGTTTAGTGAACATCACGAGCTCGGCCAACCTTGCGAGCGTTGTCTCAGCGGCAGAGTCACACCTCGCTAGCAGCGAGAATGACAGGGATGGTATCACACAGGAGAGACACAGTCGCGTATATACCAAGtcgaaaaggaacaaaggaATTTTGTCGTACGCATCTCAACATGAGAAATCAATCAGTATCCCCAAAGATATCCTGAACATTACATCTTTGTTAAGCACCCCCATTTTATCAATGAGTAATATAAAGAGCCTAAATCAGGTGAATTTTTCCTACGGATATAGTAAGACGAAGAAGGATATGTACAACTATTGTTACGCTTACTTAGTCAGCATACACAATGGCTATGATCTTATCCCCATGGAGGGTTATAAATTCAGACCCATCATAATTGATGGTGCAAATGTATCTGCCAAGGTTATCCATAAGCATATTTCAAATATGCCAGATACAGATATGTCCATAATATACGATTGTTTTTTATTACACGAAGCAtatgctttttttaaaagaaaaaaagtagatgACATTATCATTGTTTTGAACCCTGTgacgaaaaaaggggaagattaTTTCTTGGGGAACAAGAAGGTGTGCAATTATTCTTATTTAGAAAACTTAATAAAGCAGAATGCCATACTCATTtgtaatgaaaaatattaccaTAGTTACAAGGGTGATGTCGTGAAACGACGCACGTACGATGACGTTCTGATCTTGGAATTAGCCTCGCACAGAA ATGGCTGCGTCATCTCCAACGACAACTACACGGACATAGAGGCAGACACGGCATGCgaggaaataaaacatgTTATATCGCACTACGTTGTTAAGCATCATTACGACAAGCAAAATGGATTCGGCTTGGACATGACGAAGAAGCCTTTGAAATTTCTCTTAAATTCTCTCTTCCagaaaattaattaa
- a CDS encoding V-type proton ATPase subunit B, putative, translated as MSKEKITTKVEASRVNAMAAVRDYKVCPRMEYKTISGVQGPLVIIEDVKFPKYSEIVTIHLSDNSTRQGQILEVCGKKAVIQVFEGTSGIDNKNSYVEVSGDILKMPMSDEMLGRVFNGSGKPIDKGPSILADDYLDINGNPINPQCRVYPKEMIQTGISTIDVMNSIVRGQKIPLFSAAGLPHNEIGAQICRQASLVQGKDVLDHSDDNFAVVFGAMGVNMETARYFRQDFEENGKMERVCLFLNLANDPTIERILTPRIALTTAEYLAFEKEMHVFVILTDMSSYADALREVSSAREEVPGRRGYPGYMYSDLSTIYERAGRVEGRNGSITQFPILTMPNDDITHPIPDLTGYITEGQIFVDRNLYNRQIYPPINVLPSLSRLMKSGIGKNMTRADHPYVSDQLYSNYAIAQDVKAMKAVIGEEALSNDDILYLEFLDKFEKRFITQNTYECRDIYQSLDIAWELLRIFPEDILKKIKSDILSKYYPRHHVG; from the exons atgagcaaagaAAAGATCACCACCAAAGTTGAGGCCTCGCGGGTCAATGCGATGGCCGCTGTGCGGGATTACAAGGTGTGCCCCAGGATGGAGTACAAAACCATTTCGG GTGTTCAAGGACCGCTAGTCATCATCGAAGATGTGAAGTTTCCTAAGTACTCCGAAATCGTAACAATTCATTTGAGTGACAATTCGACCAGGCAAGGACAAATACTGGAGGTGTGTGGAAAGAAAGCAGTAATTCAAGTATTCGAAGGAACAAGCGGAATAGACAACAAAAATAGCTATGTGGAAGTGAGTGGagatattttgaaaatgccGATGAGTGACGAGATGTTGGGGAGAGTATTCAACGGTAGTGGAAAGCCAATAGATAAAGGACCTAGCATCCTTGCCGATGATTATTTGGACATAAATGGAAATCCTATCAATCCGCAATGTAGAGTATATCCCAAAGAAATGATTCAGACAGGAATATCAACGATAGATGTAATGAATAGTATTGTTAGAGGACAGAAAATCCCACTCTTCAGCGCAGCTGGGTTACCACATAATGAAATAGGTGCTCAGATATGTAGGCAGGCATCTCTAGTACAAGGGAAAGATGTATTAGATCATTCCGATGATAATTTCGCAGTGGTCTTTGGTGCCATGGGAGTGAATATGGAAACAGCTAGATATTTTAGGCAAGATTTcgaggaaaatggaaaaatggaaagagtgTGTTTATTCTTAAATTTAGCAAATGACCCAACGATAGAAAGAATCTTGACCCCCAGAATAGCATTAACGACAGCCGAGTATTTGgcatttgaaaaagaaatgcatGTTTTTGTAATATTGACGGATATGTCTTCTTATGCTGATGCGTTGAGAGAAGTTTCGTCTGCAAGAGAGGAAGTACCAGGAAGGAGAGGATACCCAGGTTATATGTATAGTGATTTATCGACAATATATGAGCGAGCAGGAAGagttgaaggaagaaatggaagcaTAACTCAGTTCCCAATTCTGACGATGCCAAATGATGATATTACTCACCCTATTCCAGATCTGACAGGGTATATTACAGAGGGGCAAATTTTCGTAGACAGAAATTTATACAACAGGCAGATTTATCCCCCTATCAATGTATTGCCTTCTTTATCTAGACTTATGAAAAGTGGAATAGGAAAGAACATGACTAGAGCTGACCATCCCTACGTTTCGGATCAGCTATATAGTAATTATGCCATTGCTCAGGATGTGAAAGCCATGAAGGCAGTTATTGGTGAGGAAGCTCTTTCCAATGATGATATATTGTACTTAGAATTTTTAGATAAATTTGAGAAGAGGTTTATTACGCAGA
- a CDS encoding parasitophorous vacuole membrane protein S16, putative — protein MNARNLMTSFSLIFLLCFFLNFVTVQVNANENNQTKEGNVIAPPVPSGNNSDTNVPKKNGAENNPPIEVESALQELKNYAHNIEKKTASNRNIIVSATVINMVLLALISGLMGYATKKEFKKEQIDTAEEVTPEVKKDSL, from the coding sequence ATGAACGCCAGAAACTTAATGACATCCTTCTCCCTAATCTTTCTCCTGTGTTTCTTTCTAAATTTTGTAACCGTTCAAGTTAatgcaaatgaaaataatcaaacaaaagaaggaaacgTAATTGCCCCTCCTGTGCCCTCAGGAAATAACTCAGATACTAatgtaccaaaaaaaaatggagcagAAAACAACCCCCCAATTGAGGTGGAAAGCGCTTTACAAGAACTGAAAAACTATGCACATaacatagaaaagaaaacggcATCCAACAGAAATATAATAGTCAGCGCAACCGTCATTAACATGGTTCTGTTGGCATTAATATCTGGGCTAATGGGATACgccacaaaaaaggaatttaaaaaagaacaaatcgaCACCGCAGAGGAGGTAACTCCAGAAGTCAAGAAGGATAGTTTGTAA
- a CDS encoding cytosolic glyoxalase II, putative, which translates to MKPCAEVLVVPSLHDNFAYVIIDEKTKKAACVDPVEPEKVLRKIENLNVDLEYVLCTHHHYDHSGGNIRMKELRKKIKVVGSAYESTPGVTEKVYDSQLVRLGELCIRAIHAPCHTRGHIMYYVYKMNDQKNEDNSYAPILFTGDTLFIAGCGRFFEGSAKEMFKNIEKVKGYRKETLIYCGHEYALNNLRFAMSIENDNEHMKNKMKEVEEKINSKKPSVPSTIEQENLINPFFRTNHYTEKFNTTDEVKILDKLREMKNNF; encoded by the exons atgaag CCATGCGCAGAGGTTCTTGTCGTCCCGTCTCTCCATGACAATTTCGCCTACGTCATAATCGATGA aaaaacgaagaaggCTGCATGTGTAGACCCAGTGGAGCCAGAAAAG GTACTGAGGAAAATTGAGAACCTGAATGTCGACTTGGAATACGTTCTCTGCACACATCACCATTATGATCATTCag GAGGAAATATACGCATGAAGGaactgagaaaaaaaatcaaagtcGTCGGGTCTGCATACGAATCAACTCCGGGTGTCACTGAAAAGGTTTACGATAGCCAACTTGTGCGTCTAG GCGAACTATGCATAAGGGCTATCCACGCGCCTTGTCACACACGGGGACATATAATGTATTACGTGTACAAAATGAATGATCAGAAGAACGAAGATAACAGCTACGCCCCCATTTTGTTCACTGGAGACACCCTATTTATTGCCGGGTGTGGGAGGTTCTTCGAGGGAAGCGCCAAGGAAATGTTTAAGAATATCGAAAAGGTTAAAGGTTATCGGAAGGAAACGCTCATTTACTGTGGACATGAGTACGCCCTTAACAATTTGAG ATTCGCCATGAGCATCGAAAACGACAACGAACAcatgaagaacaaaatgaaggaggtAGAAGAAAAGATCAACAGCAAGAAGCCATCCGTCCCATCCACTATCGAGCAGGAAAACCTCATCAATCCATTTTTCAGGACCAATCATTACACTGAAAAGTTCAACACAACCGATGAGGTAAAGATATTGGATAAGTTACGGGAGatgaaaaacaatttttag